The Dehalococcoidales bacterium genome window below encodes:
- a CDS encoding cobalamin B12-binding domain-containing protein → MSHKKIRVLVAKPGLDGHDRGAKVVARALRDAGMEVIYTGIRQTPAMIVQAALQEDVDVIGLSCLSGAHLELFGDVMAGLGEKGIGDIVVVAGGIIPEDDIPALEKMGIKAVFGPGAKTTDIAETIKKLATNS, encoded by the coding sequence ATGAGTCATAAAAAAATCCGTGTGCTGGTAGCCAAGCCGGGCCTGGACGGGCATGACCGCGGCGCCAAGGTGGTGGCGCGCGCTTTACGGGACGCGGGCATGGAGGTCATTTACACCGGCATCCGGCAGACCCCGGCCATGATTGTCCAGGCGGCCTTGCAGGAGGACGTGGACGTCATCGGCCTGAGCTGTCTTTCCGGCGCGCACCTGGAGCTATTCGGGGACGTGATGGCGGGGCTGGGGGAAAAGGGGATAGGGGACATCGTGGTGGTGGCGGGGGGCATTATCCCGGAGGACGATATCCCCGCCCTGGAGAAGATGGGCATCAAGGCGGTCTTCGGGCCGGGCGCGAAAACAACGGATATTGCCGAGACGATAAAGAAGCTGGCAACTAATAGCTAG
- a CDS encoding Fur family transcriptional regulator: MAKSQHPHGHSHSHPHDAVSITRQLRAKGYRLTPQRLMILAAIEDSAEHISAEEIYAEVAARFPHVNISTVYRTLELLKKLGMVYEINLGEGRIRFHSEESGHHHHLVCQLCGAVTDIDEAVFSSLGEALLRDYDFQAELRHVGIFGVCGDCRKKSAARGGS; encoded by the coding sequence ATGGCAAAGTCGCAGCATCCGCACGGCCATTCCCACAGCCACCCGCATGATGCGGTAAGCATCACCCGGCAGCTGCGGGCAAAAGGCTACCGCCTGACGCCACAGCGGCTGATGATCCTGGCGGCGATAGAGGACAGCGCCGAGCACATCTCCGCCGAGGAGATTTACGCGGAGGTGGCGGCGCGCTTTCCCCACGTCAATATCTCCACCGTTTATCGCACCCTGGAGCTGCTCAAGAAGCTGGGCATGGTCTATGAAATCAACCTGGGCGAGGGGCGCATCCGGTTCCACTCGGAAGAGAGCGGGCACCACCATCACCTGGTCTGCCAGCTGTGCGGCGCGGTAACGGATATCGATGAAGCGGTGTTTTCGTCGCTGGGTGAGGCGCTGCTGCGCGACTATGATTTCCAGGCGGAGCTGCGGCACGTGGGCATCTTCGGCGTGTGCGGGGACTGCCGTAAAAAGTCCGCCGCGCGGGGAGGCAGCTGA
- a CDS encoding GNAT family N-acetyltransferase, whose amino-acid sequence MKIRNAAEKDISEIAALSARFTNEVPTWGQAALTEEQVRRLDMRLVWVAEDAGKITGYAVCLPHENDGGCIYKDNDKILELGEIYLVPEARGKGVGSLLLKTINDDALKAGYTKLLVYSSVKELDPVVKFYRGGGFRTWGIQMFKEIE is encoded by the coding sequence ATGAAAATCAGAAACGCCGCGGAAAAAGACATATCTGAAATCGCCGCCCTGTCCGCCCGGTTCACGAATGAAGTCCCCACCTGGGGCCAGGCAGCCCTTACGGAAGAGCAAGTGCGCCGGCTGGACATGAGGCTGGTCTGGGTGGCGGAAGACGCCGGTAAAATAACCGGCTACGCGGTCTGCCTCCCCCATGAGAACGACGGCGGCTGTATCTATAAAGATAATGATAAAATCCTGGAGCTGGGCGAGATTTACCTGGTGCCGGAGGCGCGGGGAAAAGGGGTGGGGTCGTTGCTTTTAAAGACGATTAATGATGACGCGCTCAAAGCGGGCTACACCAAGCTGCTGGTCTATTCTTCGGTAAAAGAACTCGACCCCGTAGTGAAATTTTACCGCGGCGGCGGTTTCCGGACCTGGGGGATTCAAATGTTTAAAGAGATTGAATAA
- a CDS encoding class I SAM-dependent methyltransferase → MRDETGDIRDFYNASAEKEDRRLERHQLERDMTWRYLDKYLPRQGKILEIGAGTGAYTILLARRGYRVTAVDFAAELLDKCRQKAKEEKLEDKVTCLTADARDLAVVIAADFDAALMMGPLYHLVLEEDRRQALQEAYRRLKSGGVIFSTLISRYGIWNDIMQRFPDYVEYQPYMKSLLTQGTEGLPAERKGAFRGYFAATREIAPLHEAIGFKTLALAGIETAGVRDEMYNPLRGKRRELWLDFLFAISAEESIVGASNHILYAGVKE, encoded by the coding sequence ATGCGGGACGAGACCGGGGACATCCGGGATTTTTATAACGCCAGCGCGGAGAAGGAAGACCGGCGCCTGGAGCGGCACCAGCTCGAGCGCGATATGACCTGGCGCTACCTGGACAAGTACCTGCCGCGGCAGGGGAAAATTCTGGAAATCGGGGCGGGCACCGGGGCCTACACTATCCTCCTGGCCCGGAGGGGCTACCGCGTCACCGCCGTGGACTTTGCCGCGGAACTGCTCGATAAATGCCGCCAAAAAGCGAAGGAAGAAAAACTGGAGGATAAAGTGACCTGCCTGACGGCGGACGCGCGGGATTTGGCGGTGGTTATAGCCGCGGATTTTGACGCCGCGCTGATGATGGGGCCGCTTTATCACCTGGTACTGGAAGAAGACCGGCGGCAGGCGCTGCAAGAGGCTTACCGGCGGCTGAAATCTGGAGGCGTTATTTTTTCTACTTTAATCAGCCGCTACGGCATCTGGAACGATATTATGCAGCGGTTTCCTGATTACGTGGAATACCAGCCTTATATGAAGTCGCTGCTGACGCAGGGCACGGAAGGCCTCCCGGCGGAGCGTAAGGGGGCTTTTCGCGGGTATTTTGCCGCCACCCGGGAAATCGCGCCCCTCCATGAGGCTATAGGCTTTAAAACGCTGGCGCTGGCCGGCATCGAGACGGCCGGCGTGCGGGATGAAATGTATAATCCACTCCGGGGCAAAAGGCGGGAGTTGTGGTTGGACTTTCTCTTCGCCATCAGCGCGGAGGAGTCAATCGTGGGGGCTTCCAACCATATTTTGTATGCAGGGGTAAAGGAATAG
- a CDS encoding GNAT family N-acetyltransferase encodes MTVSIKNLEKADIPPIMAAFTGSEWKTPEAYFQGRLAAQEKGEIDFLLARYGDAVAGFTTVKWRSDYPPFAAEGIPEINDLRVLAAFRRKGVAAALMDEAEKRIFEKSQVAGLGVGLYADYGAAQQLYVKRGYVPDGRGLMYNSQPVSPGRDVFVDDDLLLYFTRERPA; translated from the coding sequence ATGACTGTCTCGATAAAAAACCTGGAAAAAGCCGATATCCCGCCTATAATGGCCGCTTTTACGGGGTCGGAGTGGAAAACGCCGGAAGCCTATTTTCAGGGTCGGCTGGCGGCGCAGGAGAAGGGGGAAATCGACTTTCTGCTGGCGCGGTACGGGGACGCCGTGGCCGGTTTTACGACGGTAAAATGGCGCTCGGACTATCCGCCGTTCGCGGCGGAGGGCATCCCGGAAATCAACGACCTCCGGGTTTTGGCGGCCTTCCGGCGTAAGGGCGTCGCCGCCGCTTTAATGGACGAGGCGGAAAAAAGGATATTTGAAAAATCTCAGGTGGCCGGCCTGGGCGTGGGACTATACGCGGACTACGGCGCCGCCCAGCAATTGTATGTTAAACGCGGCTACGTGCCGGACGGGCGGGGCCTGATGTATAACAGCCAGCCCGTCAGCCCCGGCCGTGATGTGTTCGTGGATGACGACCTGCTGCTCTATTTCACCAGAGAGCGTCCCGCCTGA
- a CDS encoding GNAT family N-acetyltransferase, protein MEIVIKELTVELLPDINKANDEFVIDSKIVPHYDNNRLSYTVVPVPAYHKKYQPETPDFYASHVGSPDKVGFIAYSDGRVAGQLLMHRNWNRFAWIEDIRVDVKFRRQGIGKTLISCGEQWARKNSFPGIMLETQDTNVKACRFYESNGFVLGGFDTILYHAARLYADEIALFWYLVF, encoded by the coding sequence ATGGAAATCGTTATTAAAGAGCTTACCGTTGAGCTTCTTCCAGATATCAATAAAGCTAATGACGAGTTCGTTATCGACTCCAAAATCGTCCCGCATTACGACAACAACCGTTTGAGTTACACCGTCGTTCCCGTTCCCGCTTATCATAAAAAATACCAGCCGGAAACACCCGATTTTTATGCCTCCCATGTTGGCAGTCCTGATAAAGTCGGGTTCATCGCCTACAGCGACGGCCGGGTGGCGGGGCAGCTCCTTATGCACCGTAACTGGAACCGCTTTGCCTGGATAGAGGACATCCGCGTCGATGTTAAATTCCGGCGGCAGGGCATTGGTAAGACATTAATATCATGCGGCGAGCAATGGGCTAGAAAGAATAGCTTTCCGGGCATCATGCTGGAAACGCAGGATACCAACGTTAAAGCCTGCCGCTTTTACGAGAGTAACGGCTTCGTGCTGGGAGGTTTTGATACAATTCTCTACCATGCGGCTAGACTCTATGCTGATGAAATCGCGCTGTTCTGGTACCTGGTGTTTTAG
- a CDS encoding GNAT family protein, which translates to MDRGIFKDLETGRLLLRNLAQDDAAFFYREFSDPAVSEYLFDADPPESVNEVLKWIAWYNDNNPDHNRWVIVNKETGLRMGTCGFHIWDARNNRVEIGYDLLPEFWGKGYMREALQAAIDFAFTIMNIHRIYAVTYTGNHRSIKVLEKLGFHKEGLLRDQFLFRGKYYDHFQYSLLKEESGI; encoded by the coding sequence ATGGATAGGGGTATTTTCAAGGATTTAGAGACCGGACGGCTTTTATTGAGGAACCTTGCCCAGGATGACGCGGCTTTCTTTTACCGCGAGTTTTCTGACCCCGCCGTCTCCGAATACCTCTTTGACGCCGACCCTCCCGAATCCGTGAATGAAGTCCTGAAATGGATTGCCTGGTATAATGATAACAATCCTGACCATAACCGCTGGGTAATCGTTAATAAAGAAACGGGGCTACGCATGGGCACTTGCGGCTTTCATATTTGGGATGCCAGGAACAACAGGGTGGAAATAGGCTATGACCTCCTCCCGGAGTTTTGGGGCAAGGGGTACATGCGGGAAGCGCTGCAGGCCGCTATCGATTTTGCCTTTACCATTATGAATATCCACCGCATTTACGCTGTTACTTATACCGGCAACCACCGTTCCATAAAAGTGCTGGAAAAACTGGGTTTCCATAAAGAAGGGCTGCTGCGCGACCAGTTTTTGTTCCGGGGGAAGTATTACGACCATTTCCAGTACTCGCTTCTCAAGGAAGAAAGCGGAATTTAA
- the mce gene encoding methylmalonyl-CoA epimerase, with the protein MIKRVHHIGIAVNNLKESTALFEKLLGIKAHIQEAPGQQVTEASFKIGGEVEINLIEPTGPDSTVAKFLEKRGEGLHHIALEVDDINAELKVMEKQGIQLIDKEGREGVAGQIGFLHPKSVNGVLVELVQPRKKKVK; encoded by the coding sequence ATGATAAAAAGAGTCCATCACATCGGCATCGCCGTCAACAACCTTAAAGAAAGCACGGCGCTCTTCGAGAAGCTGCTGGGCATCAAGGCGCATATCCAGGAAGCGCCCGGCCAGCAGGTCACCGAGGCCTCTTTCAAAATCGGCGGCGAGGTGGAAATAAACCTTATCGAGCCGACGGGGCCGGACAGCACCGTGGCCAAGTTCCTGGAAAAGCGCGGCGAGGGCCTGCACCACATCGCGCTGGAGGTGGACGACATCAACGCCGAGCTCAAGGTGATGGAGAAGCAGGGCATCCAGCTCATCGATAAAGAGGGGCGGGAAGGGGTGGCGGGGCAAATCGGCTTCCTGCACCCGAAGTCCGTCAACGGGGTGCTGGTGGAGCTGGTGCAGCCGCGGAAGAAAAAGGTAAAATAA
- a CDS encoding TetR/AcrR family transcriptional regulator, producing the protein MADKELRKQKITARRQEQILQAGMDVFTLKGYAAATIPQIARAAGVAAGTIYLYYPSKRELFIAVIKKLIITAPLLQLIDKIPQGNIEVIFKNIIKDRLELIKNPAFGRIPSLIAEILRDPELRALWLQEFLHPFLGRIETGYRALAASGKINSLEPPVAVRVIGGMFLGFLVLRLAEGDTSPLHKMPEEQVTDEIVSFVLHGLLGENGGEKH; encoded by the coding sequence ATGGCGGACAAAGAGCTGCGGAAACAGAAAATCACCGCCCGGCGGCAGGAACAAATCCTCCAGGCGGGCATGGACGTATTCACTCTCAAGGGCTACGCCGCCGCGACGATTCCGCAAATAGCCAGGGCAGCCGGGGTGGCGGCGGGCACCATCTACCTTTACTACCCCAGTAAAAGAGAGCTGTTTATCGCCGTTATCAAGAAACTCATCATTACCGCTCCCCTGCTCCAGCTGATAGATAAAATCCCGCAGGGGAACATAGAAGTCATTTTCAAGAACATCATCAAGGACCGGTTGGAGCTTATCAAGAATCCGGCCTTCGGCAGGATACCGTCACTGATAGCAGAAATCCTGCGCGACCCGGAGCTGAGAGCTTTGTGGCTGCAAGAGTTCCTCCACCCCTTCCTGGGACGCATCGAGACGGGCTACCGCGCGCTGGCCGCTTCCGGCAAAATCAACAGCCTGGAGCCTCCGGTGGCGGTCAGGGTAATCGGCGGTATGTTCCTGGGCTTCCTAGTGCTCCGGCTGGCGGAAGGCGATACCAGCCCGTTGCACAAGATGCCGGAGGAACAGGTAACAGACGAGATTGTGAGCTTCGTGCTGCACGGGCTGCTGGGGGAAAACGGCGGGGAAAAACACTAA
- the hpt gene encoding hypoxanthine phosphoribosyltransferase: protein MDSETKPQVLISAAAIDAAVKRMAAAITRDYQGKNPVLLGVLKGSFVFLADLARHLDFPLEIEFVRLASYGAGRESAGKVEVAQDLRLDIRGRHVLVVEDILDTGITLAFLMKYLQNKQPASLKLCALLDKPARRRVDVKIDYQGLEVPDKFLVGYGLDCDEKYRNLPDIRVLED from the coding sequence ATGGATAGTGAAACGAAACCGCAGGTATTGATATCCGCCGCGGCGATAGATGCAGCCGTTAAACGGATGGCGGCGGCGATAACCCGGGACTATCAGGGGAAAAACCCGGTGCTGCTGGGCGTTTTGAAAGGCTCCTTTGTTTTCCTGGCGGACCTGGCGCGTCATCTTGATTTTCCCCTGGAAATTGAGTTTGTCCGACTGGCCAGCTACGGGGCCGGGCGGGAAAGCGCCGGAAAAGTCGAGGTAGCGCAGGACTTGCGACTGGACATCCGGGGCCGGCACGTGCTGGTGGTGGAGGACATCCTGGATACGGGCATCACCCTGGCTTTCCTGATGAAGTACCTGCAAAATAAACAGCCCGCCTCTTTAAAGCTCTGCGCCCTGCTGGACAAGCCCGCGCGGCGGCGCGTGGACGTAAAAATAGATTATCAAGGACTGGAAGTGCCGGACAAGTTTTTGGTGGGGTACGGGCTGGACTGCGACGAAAAATACCGCAACCTGCCGGACATCCGCGTGCTGGAGGACTGA
- a CDS encoding PLDc N-terminal domain-containing protein: MDNSLDVIKDALPYIIPLLVVEIVLLFWAVFDLDRRKNITSKSKMVWMMVIIFFGIIGPIFYFIFGRRGKVVNRE; this comes from the coding sequence ATGGACAACAGTCTTGATGTGATTAAAGACGCTTTGCCCTACATCATACCGCTGCTCGTCGTGGAAATAGTCCTCCTTTTTTGGGCGGTGTTTGACCTTGACCGGCGTAAAAATATTACCAGTAAAAGTAAAATGGTCTGGATGATGGTTATCATTTTCTTCGGCATCATCGGCCCCATCTTCTATTTCATCTTCGGCCGCCGGGGGAAAGTCGTTAACAGAGAATAA
- a CDS encoding DUF169 domain-containing protein, with the protein MTTVKEFNHYGEELEKVFQLRTSPVAVKMLETEADIPEGALRPKKDHNYHLAQCQAFALSRKEGTTVAMLKEDHWCPAALMAYGMAPRPTGMNPTRMHPNESFEEGKYIGILTAPLETATFEPDVVIIYSNTAQLRNLLLSAGPDAVANTNGRFFPPSCAHAVVSPMLKGGYWVVIPDPGEYQRALCEEGEMMFAAPADKMAGLMESLDKSKDFGFSYRRHHYFMLPDFPRPDFYKVMFKEWGLEDY; encoded by the coding sequence GTGACTACGGTTAAAGAGTTCAACCATTACGGAGAGGAACTGGAGAAGGTCTTCCAGCTGCGCACTTCCCCGGTGGCGGTAAAAATGCTGGAAACGGAAGCGGATATCCCGGAAGGAGCTCTGCGCCCCAAGAAAGACCATAACTATCACCTGGCGCAGTGCCAGGCTTTTGCGCTATCCCGCAAGGAAGGCACCACGGTGGCCATGCTCAAGGAGGACCACTGGTGCCCCGCCGCCCTGATGGCCTACGGCATGGCGCCCCGCCCCACCGGTATGAATCCCACCCGCATGCACCCCAACGAGAGCTTCGAGGAGGGGAAATACATCGGTATTCTCACGGCGCCGCTGGAGACCGCAACATTTGAACCGGATGTGGTAATCATCTATTCCAATACCGCCCAGCTGCGCAACCTGCTGCTTTCCGCGGGGCCGGATGCCGTGGCCAATACCAACGGGCGCTTTTTCCCGCCCTCCTGCGCCCACGCCGTGGTAAGCCCCATGCTCAAGGGCGGCTACTGGGTGGTAATCCCGGACCCCGGTGAGTACCAGCGCGCCCTGTGCGAAGAGGGGGAGATGATGTTCGCCGCGCCGGCGGATAAGATGGCGGGGCTGATGGAGAGTCTGGACAAGTCAAAGGATTTCGGCTTTTCCTACCGGCGCCACCATTACTTCATGCTGCCGGACTTCCCCCGCCCGGACTTTTATAAAGTCATGTTCAAGGAATGGGGGCTGGAAGACTACTAA
- a CDS encoding methylmalonyl-CoA mutase family protein, translating into MPAGRREKWEKEVLKPALQRFPERQPAFELTSGMPVKPLYTPDDLQDADLEASPGYPGEYPFGRGIQPTMYRGRLWTMRQYSGFASAEESNRRYRYLLAQGQTGLSVAFDLPTQIGYDSDNPLSRGEVGKVGVPIDTLRDMEVLFKDIPLDKVSTSMTINATAPVLLAMYIVLAEKQGVAPGKLDGTIQNDILKEYIARGTYIYPPAPSMRLTTDIFEYCSKNLPRWNTISISGYHIREAGSTAVQEIAFTLADGIAYVRAAIAKGLNVDDFAGRLSFFFDAHNNLLEEVAKFRAARILWAEIMQERFQAKEARSCMLRFHTQTAGCSLTAQQPYNNIVRVAVQALAAILGGTQSLHTNSYDEAYATPSEEAVTTALRTQQVLAYESGAADAVDPLGGAYMVETLTRDIKAAAQKYIEKIDAMGGALAAIEKGYPQREIQESAYRYQKEVEAEARVVVGVNKYVAPYEKIKSLLRIDPAAEKQQVNALKKVKRERDNKEVAAALVNLKETAQTGENTMPAFIRCAAAYASIGEMCDTLREVFGVQRESLIF; encoded by the coding sequence ATGCCTGCCGGCCGCCGGGAGAAATGGGAAAAAGAGGTTTTAAAGCCGGCGCTCCAGCGTTTCCCGGAGCGTCAGCCCGCCTTTGAGCTTACCTCCGGCATGCCGGTCAAGCCGCTTTACACCCCGGATGACCTTCAGGACGCCGACCTTGAGGCGTCGCCGGGTTATCCGGGGGAATACCCTTTCGGGCGGGGCATCCAGCCCACCATGTACCGCGGCCGCCTCTGGACGATGCGCCAGTACTCCGGCTTCGCCTCGGCGGAGGAGTCCAACCGCCGCTACCGCTATCTGCTGGCGCAGGGCCAGACCGGCTTAAGCGTCGCCTTCGACCTGCCCACCCAAATCGGCTACGATTCCGATAATCCCCTCTCGCGGGGGGAGGTGGGCAAAGTGGGCGTGCCCATCGATACCCTGCGGGACATGGAAGTACTGTTTAAAGACATCCCGCTGGACAAGGTCAGCACCTCCATGACCATCAACGCCACCGCCCCGGTCCTGCTGGCGATGTACATCGTCCTGGCGGAAAAACAGGGCGTCGCTCCGGGAAAACTGGACGGGACCATCCAGAACGATATTTTGAAAGAGTACATCGCCCGCGGCACCTATATCTATCCCCCCGCCCCCTCCATGAGATTGACCACGGACATATTTGAGTATTGCAGCAAAAACCTGCCCCGCTGGAACACCATCAGCATCAGCGGCTACCACATCCGGGAGGCGGGCTCCACCGCCGTGCAGGAAATAGCCTTTACCCTGGCGGACGGCATCGCTTACGTGCGGGCGGCCATCGCTAAAGGCCTGAATGTGGACGACTTCGCCGGGAGGCTATCCTTCTTTTTCGACGCGCACAACAACCTGCTGGAGGAGGTGGCCAAGTTCCGCGCCGCGCGCATCCTCTGGGCGGAGATAATGCAAGAGCGCTTCCAGGCTAAAGAGGCGCGCTCCTGCATGCTGCGTTTTCACACCCAGACGGCCGGTTGCTCTCTCACCGCCCAGCAGCCCTACAACAACATCGTCCGGGTGGCGGTGCAGGCGCTGGCGGCGATATTAGGCGGAACGCAGTCGCTCCACACCAACTCCTACGACGAGGCTTACGCCACCCCATCGGAAGAGGCGGTCACCACCGCCCTGCGCACGCAGCAGGTGCTGGCTTACGAAAGCGGCGCGGCGGACGCCGTGGACCCGCTGGGCGGGGCGTACATGGTGGAAACGCTGACGCGGGACATCAAGGCCGCGGCGCAAAAGTACATCGAGAAGATTGACGCCATGGGCGGGGCTTTGGCGGCGATAGAAAAGGGCTACCCGCAGCGGGAAATCCAGGAAAGCGCCTACCGCTACCAAAAGGAAGTGGAGGCGGAGGCGAGGGTGGTGGTGGGGGTCAACAAGTACGTGGCGCCGTATGAAAAGATAAAGAGCCTGCTCCGCATCGACCCCGCCGCGGAAAAGCAGCAGGTGAACGCGCTCAAAAAAGTGAAGCGGGAACGCGATAATAAAGAGGTCGCCGCCGCCCTGGTAAATCTGAAAGAGACGGCGCAGACCGGCGAGAACACCATGCCGGCTTTCATCCGGTGCGCGGCGGCGTATGCCAGCATCGGGGAGATGTGCGATACCCTGCGGGAAGTCTTCGGGGTGCAGAGGGAATCGCTGATTTTCTAG
- a CDS encoding trehalose-6-phosphate synthase: MSTRIVIVSNRLPVELEKDAEGAWQAKVSPGGLVTALSPVVKEKQGMWIGWPGIMEPESPEEILAEGEEELGFTLKPVMLTQEEYDKYYLGFSNEILWPLFHDLQSRCNFEPSYWAAYEAVNRKFARVIAENTTPNDYIWIQDYHLMLAARELRALAPDRRIGFFLHTPFPPPDIYNKLPWRQQILKGLLEFDLLGFQAARDRNNFLHCVGASNRNLRFDARRQISRIKMQGRAVRVGVFPISIDYDEFAHEAATKSAVERTEELRRVTANCQIILGVDRLDYSKGIPEKLKAYRMALELFSELRGMITLIQIIVPSRENIPEYQVMRTEIEQMVSEINGQFGHPGWTPINYMFRNLSRNELVSYYNAADVALVTPIKDGMNLVAKEFCTANIDEDAVLILSEFAGAAYQMGRYALVVNPYDVAGIANAIHHAYLMPVEERKARMRKLRTLIRRRDIYWWLDRFLKAATVDLDISTMKGNHYTISTV, encoded by the coding sequence ATGAGTACAAGAATCGTAATCGTTTCCAACCGCCTGCCGGTAGAGCTGGAAAAAGACGCCGAAGGCGCCTGGCAGGCCAAGGTTAGCCCGGGGGGGCTGGTCACCGCCCTGTCACCGGTAGTGAAAGAAAAACAGGGCATGTGGATTGGCTGGCCGGGCATCATGGAACCGGAAAGCCCGGAAGAAATCCTGGCTGAAGGCGAGGAGGAGCTGGGCTTTACCCTCAAGCCGGTAATGCTGACCCAGGAAGAATACGATAAATACTACCTGGGATTTTCTAACGAAATCCTGTGGCCCCTCTTCCACGACCTCCAGTCGCGGTGCAACTTCGAGCCGTCCTACTGGGCGGCCTATGAAGCGGTCAACCGCAAATTCGCCAGGGTTATCGCCGAGAACACCACCCCGAACGACTATATCTGGATACAGGACTATCACCTGATGCTGGCGGCGCGGGAACTGCGGGCTTTGGCGCCGGACCGGCGCATCGGCTTCTTCCTGCACACCCCCTTCCCGCCGCCGGATATCTACAACAAGCTGCCGTGGCGACAGCAAATACTCAAAGGGCTGCTGGAGTTCGACCTGCTGGGATTCCAGGCGGCGCGCGACAGGAACAACTTCCTGCACTGCGTGGGCGCGTCCAACCGGAACCTGCGCTTCGACGCCCGGCGGCAGATATCCCGCATCAAGATGCAGGGGCGGGCGGTGCGGGTGGGCGTTTTCCCCATCAGCATAGATTATGATGAGTTCGCCCATGAAGCGGCCACCAAATCCGCCGTGGAAAGGACGGAAGAGCTGCGCCGGGTGACGGCCAACTGCCAGATAATCCTCGGCGTGGACCGGCTGGACTACTCCAAAGGCATCCCGGAAAAACTCAAGGCCTACCGGATGGCGCTAGAGCTTTTCAGCGAGCTGCGCGGCATGATTACCCTCATTCAAATTATCGTGCCGAGCCGGGAAAATATCCCGGAATACCAGGTGATGCGCACGGAAATCGAGCAGATGGTCAGTGAAATCAACGGGCAATTCGGCCATCCCGGCTGGACGCCGATAAACTACATGTTCCGCAACCTCAGCCGGAACGAGCTGGTCTCCTACTACAATGCCGCGGATGTGGCCCTGGTCACGCCGATAAAAGACGGCATGAACCTGGTGGCCAAGGAGTTCTGCACCGCCAACATCGACGAAGATGCCGTGCTGATACTCAGCGAGTTCGCCGGGGCCGCCTACCAGATGGGCCGGTACGCGCTGGTGGTCAACCCCTATGACGTGGCCGGTATCGCCAACGCCATCCATCACGCCTATCTCATGCCCGTGGAGGAGCGGAAAGCCCGTATGAGAAAGCTGCGCACCCTGATACGCCGCCGTGATATCTACTGGTGGCTGGACCGTTTCCTTAAAGCCGCCACGGTTGACCTGGACATCAGCACCATGAAGGGAAACCACTACACCATCTCGACGGTTTAA